A stretch of the Festucalex cinctus isolate MCC-2025b chromosome 20, RoL_Fcin_1.0, whole genome shotgun sequence genome encodes the following:
- the psme1 gene encoding proteasome activator complex subunit 1 isoform X1, which yields MMKRCACGVCKSDCAKVDDFSRKLTKEAETLVSTFFPQKIEELQMLLKTSCSCDDLASLKAPLDIPIPDPAKEEAKRKKKEEEEEKEKEKGVKKDKKKDDDDDEDSEPPCGPICCNERVEALLKEVKPQIQTLKEKINTVAMWIQLQIPKIEDGDNFGVAVQEKVFEMMTSSRTKIEGFQTQISKYYSERGDAVAKASKTPHVGDYRELVHQLDNTQYLELRLMLLDICATYAVLYDIISKNYAKIKRPRGDCKALIY from the exons atgatgaagcggtgtgcctgcggagtatgtaaatcggactgtgctaag GTTGACGACTTCTCCAGGAAACTCACCAAGGAG gcagaaacgcTCGTCTCAACATTTTTCCCTCAGAAGATCGAAGAGCTGCAGATGCTCCTGAAG ACCTCTTGCAGTTGCGACGACCTGGCGTCCCTGAAGGCACCGCTGGATATCCCCATTCCGGATCCTGCGAAGGAGGAGGCCAAAcgcaagaagaaggaggaggaggaggagaaggagaaggag AAAGGAGTGAAGAAAGACAAGAagaaggatgatgatgatgatgaggattcAG AGCCTCCTTGTGGTCCCATCTGCTGCAACGAGCGCGTGGAGGCGCTCCTGAAGGAGGTCAAGCCTCAGATCCAGACTCTGAAGGAGAAGATCAACACG GTGGCCATGTGGATACAACTTCAAATTCCCAAAATTGAAGATGGTGACAACTTTGGAGTTGCAGTGCAG GAAAAAGTGTTTGAGATGATGACGAGCTCACGCACCAAGATCGAAGGATTCCAGACTCAGATTTCAAA ATATTACAGTGAGAGGGGTGATGCAGTCGCCAAAGCGTCTAAAACGCCCCATGTG GGAGACTACCGGGAGTTGGTTCACCAGCTGGACAATACTCAGTACTTGGAGCTGCGTCTCATGCTCCTGGATATTTGCGCCACATAC GCTGTGCTGTATGACATCATCAGCAAGAACTACGCCAAGATCAAGAGGCCCCGTGGAGACTGCAAAGCGCTTATCTACTGA
- the psme1 gene encoding proteasome activator complex subunit 1 isoform X2 — protein sequence MDVCTKSKQQVDDFSRKLTKEAETLVSTFFPQKIEELQMLLKTSCSCDDLASLKAPLDIPIPDPAKEEAKRKKKEEEEEKEKEKGVKKDKKKDDDDDEDSEPPCGPICCNERVEALLKEVKPQIQTLKEKINTVAMWIQLQIPKIEDGDNFGVAVQEKVFEMMTSSRTKIEGFQTQISKYYSERGDAVAKASKTPHVGDYRELVHQLDNTQYLELRLMLLDICATYAVLYDIISKNYAKIKRPRGDCKALIY from the exons ATGGATGTTTGCACTAAATCGAAGCAGCAG GTTGACGACTTCTCCAGGAAACTCACCAAGGAG gcagaaacgcTCGTCTCAACATTTTTCCCTCAGAAGATCGAAGAGCTGCAGATGCTCCTGAAG ACCTCTTGCAGTTGCGACGACCTGGCGTCCCTGAAGGCACCGCTGGATATCCCCATTCCGGATCCTGCGAAGGAGGAGGCCAAAcgcaagaagaaggaggaggaggaggagaaggagaaggag AAAGGAGTGAAGAAAGACAAGAagaaggatgatgatgatgatgaggattcAG AGCCTCCTTGTGGTCCCATCTGCTGCAACGAGCGCGTGGAGGCGCTCCTGAAGGAGGTCAAGCCTCAGATCCAGACTCTGAAGGAGAAGATCAACACG GTGGCCATGTGGATACAACTTCAAATTCCCAAAATTGAAGATGGTGACAACTTTGGAGTTGCAGTGCAG GAAAAAGTGTTTGAGATGATGACGAGCTCACGCACCAAGATCGAAGGATTCCAGACTCAGATTTCAAA ATATTACAGTGAGAGGGGTGATGCAGTCGCCAAAGCGTCTAAAACGCCCCATGTG GGAGACTACCGGGAGTTGGTTCACCAGCTGGACAATACTCAGTACTTGGAGCTGCGTCTCATGCTCCTGGATATTTGCGCCACATAC GCTGTGCTGTATGACATCATCAGCAAGAACTACGCCAAGATCAAGAGGCCCCGTGGAGACTGCAAAGCGCTTATCTACTGA